From a region of the Cervus canadensis isolate Bull #8, Minnesota chromosome 33, ASM1932006v1, whole genome shotgun sequence genome:
- the GJE1 gene encoding putative gap junction epsilon-1 protein, producing the protein MSLNYIKNFYEGCMKPPTVIGQFHTLFFGSVRMFFLGVLGFAVYGNEALHFSCDPDKREINLFCYNQFRPITPQVFWALQLVIVLVPGAIFHLYAACKSINQECILQKPIYTVIYILSVLLRISLEVVAFWLQIHLFGFQVKPLYLCDAVSLGKKFTIIKCMVPEHFEKTIFLIAMYTFTVITIVLCVAEIFEIIFRRLCFLISQ; encoded by the exons ATGTCTCTAAATTACATCAAAAACTTCTATGAAGGATGT ATGAAGCCTCCTACCGTGATTGGCCAATTTCACACCCTTTTCTTTGGATCGGTTCGAATGTTCTTCCTCGGGGTCTTAGGCTTTGCAGTCTACGGGAATGAGGCTCTGCACTTCAGCTGTGATCCGGACAAGAGAGAAATAAACCTCTTCTGTTATAATCAGTTCAGACCAATCACTCCACAA GTGTTCTGGGCATTACAGCTAGTGATTGTCCTGGTTCCTGGAGCTATTTTCCATCTATATGCTGCATGTAAAAGCATCAATCAAGAATGCATTCTTCAAAAGCCCATCTACACTGTGATCTACATCCTCTCTGTTTTGTTAAGAATTAGCCTAGAAGTGGTAGCATTTTGGCTTCAGATTCACCTTTTTGGTTTCCAAGTAAAACCTCTCTACCTGTGTGATGCTGTGTCTCTTGGGAAAAAATTTACTATTATAAAATGCATGGTGCCAGAACACTTTGAGAAGACCATTTTTCTCATTGCAATGTATACATTTACTGTCATTACAATAGTATTATGTGTTGCTGAGATTTTTGAGATCATATTTAGAAGATTATGCTTTCTAATCAGTCAATGA